The sequence GCCACGATCTGACAGCCACATTTCCAAAAGTCCTGTGGGTTCATATTGCTGGCATCAATGCGCATGGGAGTTGGGTATACTCTTGATAGAAATCGCTTATTATAACTCACAAAGTCCTCAGGGTACTCATTAGCAAAGCGATTAGCATCCACCTCATTGAAGGAGCATATCTCCCAGTATTTTTGTTCCCTTTTTGAGGACTCAAAATCTCTAAATTGGACCGATTTGCAAAGGGTGACAAGATCTGACAATTCTTTACAAAGTTGCAGCCTCTTGCAACCAAAACCATTGAGATGGTCCTTCTCGTCTGCTCCCACCACACGCCGTGACATCTCAAGCCCCTCTTCCTCATCAGTCACCTCCCCTTCAGAATCTTGTATGTCTGGTGGAAGGCATTTCCCTTTCAGAAGTATCTTGCCTTTTAGTTTCTCTGGCGAGGGCAGATAGTTTTCCTCAGGACTGGGAggctctgtgtggagtttgtcccCCAGGATCTTCTTCATGTGCTGGGCCATGACCCTCTGCTGTGGAACACTGCAGTGTGTCACTAGGCACAGAATAAGTGGGTACTCTGAGCTCTCAAAGGCATACTGGTTAATGACATCCAGGACTTTTGAGAAAGCCAACTGGGAGGCCACAGAGCTGCCTACGTAGACTACAGGCTCACAGTCAGGGCCATCCCATACCACCACCTCTATGCTGCGGCAGCCCATGCGCAAGGCACGGACATAGCTGCTAATGTCTGAGGACCCCCAGTAATGGTCCTCCAGCAAAGAAGCATTGTGTGAGGAGTTGATGTAATAGTGAGACAGAGGTTGTGTCATGTCCTGACAAACGCTTTTGTGCTGTGGGTCAAAAATGTGGCACTCCGATGACAAGAGGTAATGTGTAAAACCGTCGATAGATAAGTAGCCGTGATCGCGACCTTCAGCCGACGGCTCATATTTTCTCACAATTTCACGGCACATCTCTTCTGTCACTCCCTCAACACCCTGCTCAACTTCCACAAACATCATTAAGTCCTTTGAATCCAGGTACTCCTTGTTGCTAGAGAACTgcacaagcaggaaaaatatcTCAGGTCTTGTGCACAATTCACAATATGATTCTACGAACAGATCTAGGTCAATGGCCTCGCCATAGCGTTCTTTGgctttctgaagttctttaaactTCAGCTCAATCCGTGACTCCTTCATGCCCGGATTGAGCCCCTTGATAATCTGTGTGGCACGGAACAGGTCGATGTATCCCTGCCTCCCGACATCAGCCAACTCGAACACTGAGCCAATCCAGGATGTTCTTAAGCTCGGCTGAGTGGCTTCAACCACTCCCACCATGTGCCTCCCGTAAGAGACCAGATAGCGCAGTCCCATCACCCAGGTGCTGACAACATCTGCTGTACTCGCCACTAAATCCAAAGACTCGTAGTTGTCTCCATAAATGATCGAGAAAGCACACTCTTCTGGAAACTGATCTGAGAGACCGTTGCTGCGTAGGACGGGGGTCTTCTTTCCTAACCGCACCTCTTTGATACTTTTGATCTCCAGCTTAGCCTTTTCAGAATCCTTTTTCGAAGGTTCCCAGCGAAGCCAACGCAAGTCTGGATCTAGTAGGAAGTACCGGTTGTACATGCGTGAGTTGGAGCGGACCTTTTTCATCTCGCATCCCTCCAACATAAAAGCCATGCAGGCTGCCGTGCTGTTCATCTTACGGTCGCTCGGCATGGAGCTGAACGACACCGTCTTCTTCCTCACCTGTCGCTGCTTTGAGTTgttctgcagagagagagagagtaaaacagGGGCTGTTAGTATATCTAGCATGGGTGAAACTATAGACACAAGACTTTTGCACCATATATTGCTTGCAAGGAAGCCTTATTTTTTGATGGGTCTCAGAAGATTGCAATGCACAGATAAAAACATTCTTTCTGAGACCCTATGATACAAAGGTACTTAGAAATGAAACTGAGCGAGTGACTGAATATTTAGGTCAAACCACAAAAACTGATACACTTCAGTGACAGGAATAATAAAGAGAAAGCAGATGCATGCTAGAAGCGATGTGAAGTGAGTTCAGCTGACAGCAATTTTGCGGGTTTGTGTCTTTGTCCATCAGTTTGATGAAGAGTAAAAGGAAAGATCTGCAGGAGAGCCTGCAGAGAAAATGATCTCTGTGCCGACTTCTGCCTTGTTGATGATCGGGGGATAtacaatgtctctctctctctctctctctctctcacacacacatgcacagtgaAAAGTGAAAAACACATTGATATACAACTCAGTACAGAACAACCCATGCCACAAGCTGTTTACATCTCTGGGCTGAGAGAATGTATCATGTAAACATCTTCACATCTTCAGTGAAGAACACAATAAGCaatttaatctctctctctctctctctctctctctctctctctctctccctttcaaaCCCATCCTTCTTAATTTTAAAGCACAATAAAAATCTCAATATCAAAAAACAATCTTTTTTTCTGGGCCATATGTAGGTTTTTGATATACGCCGCCAGGGCTGTGTACTGAATATTCTCCtaagagtattgtgtgtgtgtgtgtgtgtgtgtgttcatgcatttTTCTCTCTGAATTGATGCTTCTTGATGAAAAGCTCTGAGGTGTAAACACCTGATTATGAATCTGGTATTATGACTAATAcatctctctgttttctctctctctctctctctctctctctctctctctctctcttctcacagATGGGGTTAAAGAGCTTCCTCTGGCCTGTGTATCCATAATGACCTCAAGGGCAAGAGAACAGAGGAAAGACAGATGAAGGGAGGCATGCTCTTtggcactgaacacacacgcacacacaggcacacacacaggcacacacacacacacacacacacacacacagtatgccTGTTGGTGGAAAAGTCAGCCTGGATTTCACACATGGTAGTGCTGCGTGTCACCCTGTAACACAACATTAAAGGCATAACAAATATGCCTTTATTTAAatatgccacacacacacacacacacacactgttcaagGTTCTATGTGTGCGTTCtcacattttacacattttataacaAGAACCCAAACAGGAACGGCACTAGAGGTTCTTGTTCTAGTTCATGTCTCACAAGCTTAACAGGTGACAGCAGTGATGATGAAGGAGACTGCCTCATCATTACAAGCAAGAAACAGAGTCATAGTTGAGTTCAACATGGCCGTGTTTGTTTTACGGTGTGTAATGACCGAGACGAATGTATTCATGAGAAGGCTCGCTAACAGGCGCACAACAATAACGAAGAGAAAATAGACAGCATGATGAAGCTTCAGCCTGTTAATAAGATgacacaaaatgtaaataacatTGTAAGAAATGTGTGTCAAAATGTATTGCATAATGAATTATCGCCAGCCTTAATGTCGTGAAAGGAAGCAAAGACGAGTGCAGACTTTTATTGTACAACATGAACTGAAAGTGTGAGTAGAAACAAAACAGAACGACTGAGAAACAAGACTGGGGCtaacagagctacagaacatcAACAAAAGCTTGATTATATGATGCTAAAATAGAGGAACTTGTACAGATGTGCTCATCGGGGGAAACAGGAAACGGGAGAGGGTGATTCAGACATGTGACTTGTGGAACTGGGGATGATGGGAATTGTATTTAAGTGCTGACTCGGCATGAGACTTAGCACATGTAGATATAggtatgtataaaaatgtatagcTTAATCCCTCACTGAATGAAAAGATTTCAAGAAAGTGGGAAAACATGATGTTTCATCATGCCACAAAGTCGATTTTAACAAATGTAGAGGTTGCACAAGGCACATGCAGCACCTAGCAAAACTTTTTCGACtcttataaataaaaacttttattcTCTGTTTGTATAGCAGACTGTCAACCTTTTAACAGCTTCAACAACCGTGCTGTGGAACTCACAGCCCCATGCACTCGTTTTTATGGTCTCACTGATACTGCTTTGTCCTTACATCCTCTGTTTGCTGTAAAAACAGCACGAGTTCCTCGCTAGCAACCGAAATAAACAGAGTGGAATAAACGATTGCTTAGATGTATCAGTATCAGCCTCAGTATTGATgagtgagaggaaaaaagaaaaaaaagaaacatgctCATACTCGGCTTTAAAAATGGTATCGATCCAGCCTGAAAAGTACAGAACTCCAATCTATGGTATTTGTCATGTGGTCAATGGTTTAAAAAGGGGATACTGGTACAACGTTTTGAATGATTATGATGTTTCCAGGGTTGGTCTGTCACGTCTGCAAAGGATGGTGCCTCGATGCTCCTACAAgctccggtgtgtgtgtgtgtgagagagacagagctctgTGTATTCCAGCGTGATTCCTCTTTAAGTGTGTCGCCCTACAACACTGCAGTCAAGGTTACTCTAATGCGGAAGTAGGTTCCGGTATCCAGGGAACAGTGTAGAACTCGTCCATCCCATAATATACCTGCTGTAGCAGCATCACACTTTACAGCCTCCTATCCCTCGCTCTCCTTCACACCGAGTCCCACTGCCTGCTGCATTCAAGCGTCCGAGTTACCTTAGTGTTCTCTTTATCCTGACGAAGCCTTGAAGTAGAGTGAAATTTCGTGGAAAAATTATCAACATTTAACAGAGATCCAACATTTTCTTGATTTTCTGCTTATTAAGTGCTTCATGTTGGTCAGTGTTTTGCGATGGAGCTGGAGATTATCCCAGGAACGCTGTGCTTGAggtaggaatacaccctggatatCAGCCCCCCCAaccaacgcacacacacacacacactgagaaattTAGCacagccaatccacctactagAATATTTTAGAAGCTGAAGGTAAATCCTGATGGCAAAACACTGCAAGAACCTGAGCTCACGATCAAACTATTGACCCTGGATGAAGCTCCAAGGGCAACACCACCCCACTGTACTAGCATACTGCAAACTATTACAAGAatcaatgaaaaacaaaacctttgCTGCAGAGAAATCAGATTTTAAAACCCAGTCAAGGTACTGACCTTGCACAAAGGACGGATATGatgctttaaacacacacacacacacaccttttgacAATTTTTCCTCAATATCATATACACATATCATCCATCTCTTTCTGTTACAATGGCAATGCTGTGAATGTAAACGACTTCCAGATGTTTGCGGCTTCTTTACCTCTCTCCCGCTGGATCGTTTTTGTCCGAACAAATTTGACATTAGCCAGTTGTTGCTTCTGGCAAAACCATGGCTGTGACCAATGCACTCAATTCGTTGTTGGAATGAATTGGTCTCTGGCTTCAATAAAGCAAAAGATTTAATCTTTGAAATCAAGTGaagtagaaaaaaatgataaataaaataaaaataaaataaaataaataaataaacattgtaagtaactatttatttatttttatttatttgtttatttatttagttatttatttgctcagacggtgtttgtttttttatcatgtGGTTAAAAAACTGTGACTAGTGTTTATTGATGATATGGAGCATTTACTCCAATCCTCATGTTCAGTTAAGGCTTTATCCAGTGGTGTCTAGTAGTAAAGTAGAAAAATTTTGTTCTTATATTTTAAGGAATTTGTATTTTGGTTAAGGATAAACATTTCTGTACACAGGTTTTCTACATTCTTTTGCACGGTCAGTGTTCAGTGCGCGCCGAAGTGAAGCTCTCATGCATGATGGTTTCTCTGCTCAAAACTCATGCACTCATAGAATTCACACACCGCTCTGCAAGCTCATGGTCATGCTCACGACCTCAACTCAACACACTTACAGTAATAGAGAtatatacttttctttttttggttacATGTTTACTGGGGTGTGGTGGATTAGTGGTTAACACAGTTGCCTCCCACTGATaaggttgggggtttgattctaTCTCcaccctgagtgtgtgtctcacttTCAAACCACATCTAAAGACCTACATCCTCCTGAAGTACTTAAATTagctcttttaaaaaaaactgtgttgtctgtgtgctttttttGCTAACCTACTGCCCAAAAGATTAtagagtttttagactgatgaaTTCTTAACTCTTCCATGGCATAATGAGCCATGTATTTGCTCTAGAGACTTCAGACCGTTTCTGTATAAAGGCAATGTATAGaaatgttctccctgtgttctACCACTGGGTATTATCCCCCTGTATAATCCCCCTGTCAAAAATATGTGTTGTGGGCTGAGTGGCATCTCTATAACTTgtctgtagtttgtgtgtgtgtgtgtgtgtgtgtgtgtgtgattgtgccctgtccagggtgtcccctgccttgtgccctgagtctctAGGTTCCTCTCatccctgtgtaggataaacagtacagaacattgatgtatggatggatagttggttggatggatagatagcaGGACGgagggttggatggatggatggatagttggttgattggatggatggatggatagttggatggatggagggatggatggatggatagatgagtgAGTGTTACATTTACATAATCAAGCATACCGTTCCCCGCCCACCACTAGTGTTGCCCCGCCCACCGTAAGTGCTTTCAACCTCTGAACCGCAATGGCTGGGTTTCAAGATTCTACTCTATGTTAAGTAGAATAAATGTGGTATTAATATAGCATATCACATTCACACAAGTGGAATTACTGAAGCACTGCTATGATTTGAATAAAATAGATCagtaaatttaattttttaccaTGACACAGGAATAAGAGGTACTTTACACTTCTCTTCTTTCGCTTATTCCTGGTCCCAGGATTGTGAGATTGTATTCAAAAGAGCACTGAAACCGTCTATAGGATTACACCGAGATGAAACAAAGCTAAACCCGTATCAACAGGGCCGATTATTACATTCCACCAGATCTCACatgagagcaaaaaaaaaaaaaaaaacccttattaCTCACTATGCTGATCTTAATTAGGGTTAATTAAAACAGTTCTTCTTTGTGACCCTGGAGTTCCTCTGCTGCACTCATGGCTCTGAATTGGGTCTAATAATCTTCTCACTTCCACATGCCGTTATTTATCCCATCCTTCTGAGGGTTTCACTGCTTCTCAGAAACACAGTTTGGACATCCTTGACCCGtttaatagaataataataataatggaaaaaagACCCGAGATCCTGGCCATGTGGTTACAGGCCAGATGTGTGAACACCCACACAAGCTTGTGCTTTTCATTACGCCACTTATTATCATTCCTGCATTGCTTTAGGACAGAGTTTCTCCAGGAGTGTTACTTCATAAAATGCTCTGATGTTTTTGCTTCTAATTAACCCTTTAAACTCCACGGAGCTGGACTTCCAACTCTACGATGAGTCGACGATGAGGCTGTGGATATTATACAGATGATGGACATTGTTTTAGATAGTATCACTGCACATtcataccccccccccacacacacactgtcccatTATTTATGACTTTACTTCTGACTGCTGTACattttcttcacacacattcatcacacatgCCTAATGTTTTTCGTACAGTTCATCTGTACAGAAATCTCTGTAAATAATTTGGAGATTTCAGTACTGAGTAATAATTTGAGCAATAAAATCAAATGTATTTAGCATTTcctaattgtaataataatattaatttatttcattcaatttattatgtaattaaatcaTTTACTTTCAGTCTATAAATCAGCTGAACAGGGTTAACACACATTAAAAGCGACCTTGTGagtcagaataaaaaataatagtgtTAAATatcatggaaaaaaataatgaaagaaattcGTTTTCTCCTTCTTAGGAACTTCGATCATTTTTTTAGCCCCATTTTAGTTCCAGCTTCCACACTAcaaacagtggaaaaaaaaccctatagcaataaaatttaatatatttagtttcgttatttttttttttaaatattaaaattataatattcaACATATGACTGTATTATATCTGActcaaatatttcatttttcgACTATTTGTTTtccctatttttatttttattgcaaatttcactttatttccttatatatttcattttatttctatttttttatcttatcttacaattcattcctttattcgcctgtttttatttttctgactcTGATTTTTGTAACTCTTTTTAGATAACAAGgtcagtcataaaaagcatttgtcttactgtgtatgattgtctATGTGATTTATAAAATTGAAATTTGATTTCAGTAAAACAAATATAAGATGATTAGGTAtttttcaagcttgaaatagtTCTGTTGGTTGataagatatatattttttagcatttatttctagaaataaGGCAATAAAATAAAGTACAGGCTGTCCAATACTCTGAATCTTCGTTCTAGCTGTTGCCTTTTGTTCCAGACttccactcctcactcttccaCTCTTAAATAACTATTTATTATAGTTACTGAATAAAGGCAACTTTCTCctttacaacatcagaaggatttgtCCATTTCTATGTTCAGTCCCTGGTCAATTGGACACTGGTCTCCTTCATTTCTCTCCAGGCAGCTCAGCCTCTCAGCATCTATCATTCCACTTCTATACCTGATCAGAATGCAGCTTTGTGACGTGTCATCAATCTTCGTTCGTTCTCCTATATCACCCCAAGGATGTCTACAGACCCACATCCTTCCTCCTCAGCATCACTTTTTTCAAATCCCCTATAGGAGTCCTGCTTTACCTTGCAGCAGCATAGCAGATCTAATCCTCCAAGACCAAATCCACTCCCATCAATAAACGCTCATTAAATTCATTCCCAGTGTTAACATGACCGAAATACTGCTCATCATTCTAATTCAGACATATTTTTTTACTTGCACTTCACAAGCTGCATGTGCTCAGAGCTGCACAATTAACTGGATATTACCAGAAATGGCAATTTCACCCTCTACAACTAATTAGTAGCGAAAAGCATCAATTAaccaatgtttgttttttatttgtagcgCTCCTTCTCTCTGCCAAATAAGCCACGAGTTTCGTAACAAATCCCCAAGAGTTTGCATTTGGTCGCATGCTGAGCGTCGAGAGGCGGCTGAACGTTTTGTGACATCCTGTTCTGTTCAGACGAATTCTAAGCGCTCTCGCAGAGCATGCTGGAAGTGGCCACTCGAATACACTGAAGCGCATTATTCGCTGATAATAGCTGCAATCACAGTAATACTCAAAAAAcatgtctttttattttgttgagccttttgtgcatgtgaatgtgtgtgtgtgtgcaaatcgTGCAATGTTCCACTAAATGCCTTAAAATGACTCACCGCCTTAAAGTCAATAAACGCCGAACGACCCGATGAAGTACAGAGTGTTTGGAGTCCAGCCATCCATTTAGTTTGGAGCAGAACAGCTGTGAAGTTCAGTCATCACTCTCAGCCTCATATATCATTACTGTCCTGCTGGCAGGCAGCATACACTCCTGAAAGCACCATCGATACGTCTCAGCTGCCCAAATCGCTTTCTATCTACTGACAATCAGGTTGTAATGAGCAGCGAGGCTGAAGTCTGTGGTTTAAAAGTGGGGGAAGATCTGCTTTCCGGTGGAGCACATCACTTTTTCCAACGTTTCATCATTAGGTGTTTATACAGTGACGTGACCTGAGGCGAGATACGtattggggatgtggtagcttaaggcgttggactactGCACTACAGAAggatgtgagtttaaatcccaggtccaccaagctgccacctctggggaccttgagcaaggccattaactCTCagttgctcagatgtataaaatgagataaactgtaagtTGCTGTAaataagggcatctaccaaatgccagaaatgtaaagatGTTGAAATACCGGCTGCATTGTCAGTCATCTAGTGTAACCCCCCCCTGCTCTGAGCAGGTCTCAAACCCAGGTCTCCAGGATGGGAGGTGGGCGCACTAACAAGGATTGCAGCcactcttgagatcaggggagtgaggtatATCCTCACAGCACCTACTGCTCACGCCTATCCGGGTCATGGCACCAATGTAACCCCCCTCGCACCTGCTCTGAGCAGGTCTCGAACCTGGGTTTACCTTCACAGCACCTACCACTGGCCTCGGTTACACTTACCctcctaaacctcactcccatccggCTCACGACACCAACCACATTACACGACATGTAACCCCCCCTGGGTCCGACTCACACCCGCTCTGTGCAGGTCTCGAACCTGGGTCTCTGGTATGGGAGGCGGGCGCACTAACAAGGAGGTTAAAGACTGATAAAAATCAGTTATTAAGTCTAAATGAACCATACACATGCCTTAACGTGTAAggacaaacattttaaaaaaaattattataacgCATAAATCTGATCAATATTTCAGCTTTAAAGTGATGTTTTCCGTGACTAAAAACATCGTCAATAATATTCTTCTTGTTCGCATATTATTTCTTGCAATTTTCCTTAAAGGAAGAAGCAAGAATGGAAAATAGAAAACGAAAATTCAGCTTGTcgtgttacagagaaactggaAACTCCCCCGTCCTGATGTCTGACGTAGCTACAGCTTtattgttacaaagcactgatgctggagactctttccatcgGCATCACATCACAGAAGATTTCCACACACGGAGTTTTCCTGTGCGGTCGTCCCAGCGTAAaccgttaccatagaaacggtAACGTATCAGATAGTGAACGATACGGAAAAGATATAGGAAATAAATCCACACCTTTAGTTCAAGCAGATTAGAAAATCTAACGTAATATAAAGCAAAAAATCAAttgtattatttacattaaactACAATCATGACATCGAGGACATAGTataaattttcttttcttttcttttcttttcttttcttttcttttttttcttgcaatAGCTTCCAATCACAGCACACGTGTCAATGAAGAACTAACAGGATAAACTCTGAAAAACCAACCCccagaaaaaataaactaaataaataaataatccgtTGTCCCTTTATGACTGTGGAGTTTTCGCGAGTTAAAAATGGAAGCATGATCTTTGGTGTAGGAGTAAACACGCTCGATGAAACACACCAACTAACACACGATGATGTTCAGTGAACGAGGTTACACGTGGGAGGAATAATTGGCAGGTAAACCGGCACCTGTGTGGGAGTAATGAGAGCGAGCAAAAAGTGTTgaaaagagtaaataaaaaaaacgaaaTCAGCCAAAATACAATGGGTTTGAGAGCTGTAAATGATCATCATGTGGACGCTAAACATTTCTCAGTTTGGTGATGATGAGACggtgaaaataataattagttCACCGAGAATGAGAGAAGAGCAAAACATCTCTGTTTGTATCGGCTCTCGTTCTGACACAGATAAActgttttcctgtgtgtgtgtgtgtgtgtgtgtgttatgcaagCGCATGCcggagcatctctctctctctttttttctttttttttaatagagcaGCTCTGGGgtgttggcttttgtttttgctgtgtgtgagagcagagtTTCTCTGGCGTGAAATGACGCAGTCCTCCCCTGGAGTGAGAGAAACCCACTCATGGCTAAAAATATCAGCAGTGAGGTTCTCCAAGCCTGCTCACGGACGTCTCACACATCATCCCCAAGCTCAGGTTTGAGAAGAAACTGTGGTTGTGAACCCGATCGCTTTTAATAGCTCCGACTGCCACGACGTGTTAACCCAGTTTTACCGAGTCAATCCATTTCACATGCTCTGCTATTGGATTACATAAACCATCCAAGCACCTTTCCTTCAGTGGAATAAACCACTCTATTGATATTACACTGCTTCGCATAAGTATTTGCCCCCTTCTCTACCAAAGATCATCTTGAAAATAGTCAAATATTTCCTGTGATAAGATTTACAATAAACCTCTGGATATCTGTATTGATTTTTAAGccttaaatgtatttaattggctttttttttttctaaaaatatgCAATTTATCAGCCAGTAGAaatatttcaagcttgaaatgagtaaaaatgatattatatttattttactgaaattacatttcaaattaacattttttgtgtgtgctaCAAGCCCTTTTATGTCACatatacaatcatacacagtaatGCTATTTAATgctatttatcattattataattctaAAAATATTCCAAAAATTGAGTCAGGATAATTAAAAAATGTCGGACAATGGAACGAAGAGTgagataagataaaaaaaaaaaaatagaatagaaatgtgtaaggaaataaagtaaaatttgcaataaagtaaaataaaatagtcgCAATACGAAATATTTAGATATGTTGATAAATATTAtcattctaataaaaaaatactaaattactaaaataattaattaataaattaaataggtaaaaaaaaattttttgctgTTTGTAAAAAAATAGCACATGGTATTGGAGAATTTGTGCCATCCTGACGATCCTGAGCAGAAGAAAAtgaatttcttttcttccttttttgaaaatatttaacACTATTTTTTATTCTCACTCACAAAGTCGCTTAAAATGCGTGGTAACTTTGTTTAGCACATTTATAGACTGAAAGTAAATGatttaattacaaaacaaatgaaatgaaataaaataaatcatgtccTGAATGTCGTTAGCATGGCTGCTATTTAGCTACGATTTTTCTGGAAGTTTCTGGGGGGTTTTTTCACAGATAGTTTAACTGCATAATATTTCTTCATGTTCCTTTcctttcagatttttttccctataTTTTATCCTTCGTTTTTCCCCTCTTTtaattttcctttccttttcattttattgcgTCGTTCGTGTTTTTCCGCTTCATTATTAGGAcgacaaaaaacacaatttgtgtattttgttc comes from Hemibagrus wyckioides isolate EC202008001 linkage group LG02, SWU_Hwy_1.0, whole genome shotgun sequence and encodes:
- the plcl5 gene encoding inactive phospholipase C-like protein 2, whose product is MAEPEAADTARPARDFPSAAPRESDDAAGTRVLLNPATAAVLTGVPGARGAEAVHSNGGHRSRDSSAERSQGAGNAPCGIMKNNSKQRQVRKKTVSFSSMPSDRKMNSTAACMAFMLEGCEMKKVRSNSRMYNRYFLLDPDLRWLRWEPSKKDSEKAKLEIKSIKEVRLGKKTPVLRSNGLSDQFPEECAFSIIYGDNYESLDLVASTADVVSTWVMGLRYLVSYGRHMVGVVEATQPSLRTSWIGSVFELADVGRQGYIDLFRATQIIKGLNPGMKESRIELKFKELQKAKERYGEAIDLDLFVESYCELCTRPEIFFLLVQFSSNKEYLDSKDLMMFVEVEQGVEGVTEEMCREIVRKYEPSAEGRDHGYLSIDGFTHYLLSSECHIFDPQHKSVCQDMTQPLSHYYINSSHNASLLEDHYWGSSDISSYVRALRMGCRSIEVVVWDGPDCEPVVYVGSSVASQLAFSKVLDVINQYAFESSEYPLILCLVTHCSVPQQRVMAQHMKKILGDKLHTEPPSPEENYLPSPEKLKGKILLKGKCLPPDIQDSEGEVTDEEEGLEMSRRVVGADEKDHLNGFGCKRLQLCKELSDLVTLCKSVQFRDFESSKREQKYWEICSFNEVDANRFANEYPEDFVSYNKRFLSRVYPTPMRIDASNMNPQDFWKCGCQIVAMNYQTPGLMMDLNLGWFRQNGNCGYVLRPAIMREEVSYFSANARDSLPGVSAQLLHIKVISGQNLPKPRGSAAKGDVVEPYIYVEIHGIPADCAEQRTKTVSQSGDNPIFDESFEFQINLPELAVLRFVVLDDDYIGDEFIGQYTIPFECLQPGYRHVPLQSLTGEFLPNTTLFVHVAITNRRGGGKAHKRGLSVRKGRKAREYTSTKTTGIKVIDELFRASTQPLREATDLRENVQNAMVSFKELCGLTPAANMKQCILTVSTWLLNSERSLRITVDLSESYPTMEAQGAIPELLRKVLMAYDTMIQTSRTLIESADSVYCKLTQSQRAGLDFHEDLHRIGSKEGLKGRKLQKAMESYAWNITVLKGQADLLKHAKSEAMDTLRQIHYAAHSCGLAKNGASTSPASPLLPPYPRSLGALHTIPETDYPSTDTNTLH